The following proteins are encoded in a genomic region of Nymphalis io chromosome 16, ilAglIoxx1.1, whole genome shotgun sequence:
- the LOC126774265 gene encoding chromosome transmission fidelity protein 8 homolog, producing the protein MQIFVKCESEGGVPEWALVELQGLIQMKEEKRNGSTVVGDLHYFSRNRHPVLVLGHHVLNGKEVKLEQPMAVMEKINEEDKVSYRVKAIVKKKLLFKSRPKPIISNVSERV; encoded by the exons ATGCAGATATTCGTAAAGTG CGAATCTGAGGGAGGCGTACCGGAATGGGCATTAGTCGAGCTGCAGGGTCTTATTCAAATGAAAGAAGAGAAACGAAATGGTTCTACTGTAGTCGGCGACTTGCATTACTTCAGTAGGAACCGTCACCCGGTGCTCGTGCTCGGCCATCATGTTCTCAACGGCAAAGAGGTTAAACTGGAACAGCCGATGGCTGTCATGGAAAAAATAAACGAAGAAGACAAAGTCTCCTACAGAGTAAAGGCCATTGTTAAGAAGAAACTTTTGTTTAAATCAAGACCAAAACCTATAATTTCTAATGTTAGTGAAAGAGTgtga
- the LOC126774176 gene encoding general transcription and DNA repair factor IIH helicase subunit XPB, with product MGPPKKIKKYDSKSGSDRSGKKKKVEEDVTIDLVDDDNPENAGVPGAAMQDAEKNDQVPEDEFGAKDYRSQMELKPDNASRPLWVAPNGHIFLEAFSPVYKHAHDFLIAIAEPVSRPQHIHEYKLTAYSLYAAVSVGLQTNDIVEYLQRLSKCTVPAGIIEFIQLCTLSYGKVKLVLKHNRYLVESKHVDVLQKLLRDPLVQQCRLRRDGEHEIMTTAPAAPPALAAKPGEEKPASNGAVPEDISQFYQQLDKDDDDDETTDITAKNTAVAFEVDPDKIEVIQKRCIELEYPLLAEYDFRNDTVNPDINIDLKPTAVLRPYQEKSLRKMFGNGRARSGVIVLPCGAGKSLVGVTAVCTVRKRALVLCNSGVSVEQWKQQFKCWSTADDSMICRFTSEAKDKPMGAGILITTYSMITHGQRRSWEAEQTMKWLQAQEWGLVVLDEVHTIPAKMFRRVLTIVHSHAKLGLTATLLREDDKIADLNFLIGPKLYEANWLELQAHGYIARVQCAEVWCPMTPEFYREYLVQKINKKMLLYVMNPSKFRACQFLVRYHERRGDKTIVFSDNVFALRHYAVKMNKPYIYGPTSQSERIQILQNFKFNPKVNTIFVSKVADTSFDLPEANVLIQISSHGGSRRQEAQRLGRILRAKKGALAEEYNAFFYTLVSQDTLEMAYSRKRQRFLVNQGYSYKVITELKGMDQEPDLFYGTREEQGMLLQQVLAASETDCEEEREGAAGAGGARRAGGSLASLAGADDALYLEHRRAAQHNKHPLFKKFRY from the exons ATGGGACcacctaaaaaaattaaaaaatatgactcCAAAAGTGGAAGTGACAGATCAG GCAAGAAAAAGAAAGTCGAAGAAGATGTTACAATAGATCTCGTAGATGATGATAATCCAGAAAATGCAGGTGTACCTGGTGCAGCTATGCAAGATGCAGAGAAAAATGATCAAGTACCTGAAGATGAATTTGGTGCTAAGGATTACAG AAGCCAAATGGAACTTAAACCAGACAATGCAAGTCGCCCTCTGTGGGTAGCACCCAATGGCCACATATTTCTTGAAGCATTTTCACCTGTTTATAAACATGCTCATGATTTCCTCATAGCTATTGCTGAACCTGTCTCTAG acCTCAACATATTCATGAGTACAAATTAACAGCATACAGTTTATATGCAGCTGTGTCGGTAGGGCTGCAAACAAATGACATTGTGGAATACTTGCAGAGGCTCAGCAAATGCACTGTGCCTGCCGGCATTATAGAGTTTATTCAACTCTGTACTTTGTCTTACGGCAAAGTGAAACTTGTTCTAAAACATAATAG ATACCTGGTGGAGAGCAAGCACGTGGACGTGCTGCAGAAGCTGCTGCGGGACCCCTTGGTGCAGCAGTGCCGCCTGCGGCGCGACGGCGAGCACGAGATCATGACGAcggcgcccgccgcgccgcccgcgctcgCCGCCAAGCCCG GTGAAGAAAAGCCGGCCTCCAATGGAGCCGTTCCTGAAGATATTAGCCAGTTCTACCAGCAGCTGGACAAAGACGATGATGACGACGAGACCACCGACATTACGGCAAAGAACACCGCGGTAGCTTTCGAAGTGGACCCTGACAAGATCGAG GTTATACAAAAACGATGCATCGAACTGGAGTATCCGCTTCTAGCTGAATACGATTTCCGCAACGACACAGTGAATCCTGATATAAATATAGACTTGAAACCGACCGCCGTGCTTCGTCCGTACCAAGAGAAGAGTCTTCGGAAAATGTTCGGAAATGGACGAGCGAG GTCGGGCGTGATCGTGCTGCCGTGCGGCGCCGGCAAGTCGCTGGTGGGCGTGACGGCCGTGTGCACGGTGCGCAAGCGCGCGCTCGTGCTGTGCAACTCGGGCGTGTCGGTGGAGCAGTGGAAGCAGCAGTTCAAGTGCTGGTCCACGGCCGACGACAGCATGATCTGCCG aTTCACGTCGGAGGCGAAGGACAAGCCGATGGGCGCCGGCATCCTGATCACGACGTACTCCATGATCACGCACGGACAGCGACGCTCGTGGGAGGCCGAGCAGACCATGAAGTGGCTGCAAGCGCAGGAGTGGGGGCTGGTGGTGCTGGACGAGGTGCACACCATTCCCGCCAAGATGTTCCGACGCGTGCTCACCATCGTGCACTCGCACGCCAAGCTCG GTCTGACGGCGACGTTGCTGCGTGAGGATGACAAGATCGCCGACTTGAACTTCCTGATCGGGCCGAAGCTGTACGAGGCCAACTGGCTGGAGCTGCAGGCGCACGGGTACATCGCGCGCGTGCAGTGCGCAGAGGTGTGGTGCCCCATGACGCCCGAGTTCTACCGCGAGTACCTCGTGCAGAA GATTAACAAAAAGATGTTGCTGTACGTGATGAACCCTTCGAAGTTCCGCGCGTGCCAGTTCCTGGTCCGCTACCACGAGCGACGGGGGGACAAGACCATAGTGTTCTCGGACAACGTGTTTGCACTGCGACACTACGCCGTCAAAATGAACAAGCCGTACATCTACGGGCCGACGTCGCAGAGCGAAAGGATACAGATATTGCAGAACTTCAAGTTCAATCCAAAAGTGAATACAATATTTGTGAGCAAAGTCGCCGATACCAGCTTCGATCTACCGGAAGCTAACGTCTTGATACAGATATCTTCGCACGGAGGTTCGAGAAGGCAAGAGGCGCAGCGCTTAG GTCGAATTTTGAGAGCAAAAAAAGGAGCACTAGCAGAAGAGTACAATGCGTTTTTCTACACATTAGTATCGCAGGATACCTTGGAGATGGCGTACAGTCGTAAAAGACAACGGTTTCTAGTTAATCAAGGTTACAGTTACAAg GTTATTACTGAATTAAAAGGGATGGATCAAGAGCCAGACTTATTTTACGGTACTAGAGAAGAGCAAGGCATGCTACTACAGCAA GTGCTGGCGGCGTCGGAGACGGACTGCGAGGAGGAGCGCgagggcgcggcgggcgcgggcggcgcgcggcgcgcggGCGGCTCGCTGGCGTCGCTGGCCGGCGCCGACGACGCGCTCTACCTCGAGCACCGCCGCGCCGCGCAGCACAACAAGCACCCGCTCTTCAAGAAGTTCCGATACTGA
- the LOC126774244 gene encoding uncharacterized protein LOC126774244 isoform X2, which yields MDLGYFLFPLVLLTYVQTDIENEEPILYYYGLESSERGLPACAARQACSALLRRYWRAGALLRLCRCARRLRCDAALPPARRLQFCNPVGDWPECAIDETPLSLRTSSERMDPDELERLHHRGVRLTPPKIMLKCRCRYPTYWKFNREENDTMYYQCASLPPCKSGDFCGNVDYDLLSLYQSCLCPRNHICVHNGGTTHLQVSELLYRGKGWRAYCQPISDDYDYDEY from the exons ATGGACTTAGGTTACTTCTTATTTCCACTAGTTTTATTAACGTATGTACAAACAGACATCGAAAACGAAGAGCCAATTCTGTATTACTATGGTCTA GAGTCCAGCGAGCGCGGCCTGCCGGCGTGCGCGGCGCGGCAGGCGTGCTCGGCGCTGCTGCGGCGCTACTGGCGCGCGGGCGCGCTGCTGCGCCTGTGTCGCTGCGCGCGCCGCCTGCGCTGCGACGCCGCGCTGCCGCCCGCGCGCCGCCTGCAG TTCTGTAATCCGGTGGGCGACTGGCCGGAATGTGCCATCGACGAGACCCCGCTGTCCCTCCGGACGTCGTCCGAGCGGATGGATCCGGACGAGCTGGAGCGGCTGCATCATCGAGGCGTGCGACTGACGCCGCCCAAAATTATGCTGAAATGCCGGTGTCGCTATCCGACCTATTGGAAATTTAACAGGGAAGAGAACGATACCATGTACTACCAGTGCGCCTCGTTGCCGCCGTGCAAGTCGGGCGATTTTTGTGGAAATGTCGACTACGACTTGCTTTCGCTGTATCAATCTTGTCTGTGTCCAAGGAATCATATATGCGTTCATAACGGTGGCACCACTCACTTGCAAGTATCCGAATTGTTATATCGGGGCAAGGGTTGGAGAGCCTACTGTCAACCTATAAGCGACGACTACGACTACGACGAATATTGA
- the LOC126774244 gene encoding uncharacterized protein LOC126774244 isoform X1: protein MDLGYFLFPLVLLTYVQTDIENEEPILYYYGLESSERGLPACAARQACSALLRRYWRAGALLRLCRCARRLRCDAALPPARRLQVNDRVHLQFCNPVGDWPECAIDETPLSLRTSSERMDPDELERLHHRGVRLTPPKIMLKCRCRYPTYWKFNREENDTMYYQCASLPPCKSGDFCGNVDYDLLSLYQSCLCPRNHICVHNGGTTHLQVSELLYRGKGWRAYCQPISDDYDYDEY, encoded by the exons ATGGACTTAGGTTACTTCTTATTTCCACTAGTTTTATTAACGTATGTACAAACAGACATCGAAAACGAAGAGCCAATTCTGTATTACTATGGTCTA GAGTCCAGCGAGCGCGGCCTGCCGGCGTGCGCGGCGCGGCAGGCGTGCTCGGCGCTGCTGCGGCGCTACTGGCGCGCGGGCGCGCTGCTGCGCCTGTGTCGCTGCGCGCGCCGCCTGCGCTGCGACGCCGCGCTGCCGCCCGCGCGCCGCCTGCAGGTCAACGACCGCGTGCACCTGCAG TTCTGTAATCCGGTGGGCGACTGGCCGGAATGTGCCATCGACGAGACCCCGCTGTCCCTCCGGACGTCGTCCGAGCGGATGGATCCGGACGAGCTGGAGCGGCTGCATCATCGAGGCGTGCGACTGACGCCGCCCAAAATTATGCTGAAATGCCGGTGTCGCTATCCGACCTATTGGAAATTTAACAGGGAAGAGAACGATACCATGTACTACCAGTGCGCCTCGTTGCCGCCGTGCAAGTCGGGCGATTTTTGTGGAAATGTCGACTACGACTTGCTTTCGCTGTATCAATCTTGTCTGTGTCCAAGGAATCATATATGCGTTCATAACGGTGGCACCACTCACTTGCAAGTATCCGAATTGTTATATCGGGGCAAGGGTTGGAGAGCCTACTGTCAACCTATAAGCGACGACTACGACTACGACGAATATTGA